In Fusobacteriaceae bacterium, one genomic interval encodes:
- a CDS encoding L-lactate permease, which yields MLLFIFAMSPILLVLIGMIGFNLSGKYVGPAASVYAAIICILYFNKADYMVTNGLAKVIGVDYYQGAKEGFKIFCLIWPAFIVLKTLMNTGAIEKIKEALSGVTDDKRIQLILIGELFVVFLEGAAGAGSPAAVAGPFLVALGIDPVLSAAIALIGDGICTSYGGAGLSTIGGGAYLVQQGVATAKMNGMMAARLHIWGYMIAPALMIYLVYGRKGFKNLKGYLLWASLSTPVVLIFTTHVLGPEFGSLGTGAISLALSAAFLMLVKFKTPEEYKQTVTLTAQSSQYGKLQAFAPYILIVLGLPIVRFTVPWKILTMFGYIVWVNTVLFLCSFFGAMILKVKLSDYFKIVGNCFKTLFPAFITIGSLLVVSSLMNHSGMIRIMAEYCARIAGRIYPAMAVLIGGIGAFITGTCLGSNIMFAPMHLIAAQNLNLNVLTIFAGSNTGGSLGNMICPNNVIAAAATVGVIGKEGAIMKKTFKAFFFLIPVYMVATMIYTFIVFPNWTI from the coding sequence ATGTTACTGTTTATTTTTGCAATGAGTCCGATTCTGCTGGTTTTGATCGGCATGATCGGTTTCAATCTTTCGGGAAAATACGTAGGTCCTGCGGCTTCCGTCTACGCGGCGATTATTTGTATTCTCTATTTCAACAAAGCGGATTATATGGTGACAAACGGTCTGGCCAAGGTGATCGGCGTCGATTATTACCAGGGGGCCAAAGAAGGCTTCAAGATCTTCTGTCTGATCTGGCCGGCCTTTATTGTGCTGAAGACGCTGATGAATACCGGCGCCATCGAAAAGATCAAAGAAGCGCTTTCGGGCGTTACGGATGACAAACGGATCCAGCTGATCTTGATCGGCGAGCTTTTCGTCGTGTTCCTCGAAGGAGCGGCGGGAGCGGGCAGTCCCGCGGCCGTGGCCGGTCCCTTCCTCGTGGCGCTGGGGATTGATCCCGTGCTTTCTGCGGCCATTGCCCTCATCGGCGACGGCATCTGTACGTCTTACGGCGGCGCAGGGCTCTCGACGATCGGCGGCGGGGCCTATCTCGTTCAGCAAGGCGTCGCGACCGCCAAGATGAACGGTATGATGGCGGCCCGTCTCCACATCTGGGGATATATGATCGCGCCCGCGCTGATGATTTATCTCGTGTATGGGCGGAAAGGGTTCAAAAACCTCAAGGGCTACCTGCTCTGGGCAAGTTTGTCGACGCCCGTGGTACTGATTTTCACGACTCATGTGCTGGGTCCGGAATTTGGCAGCCTCGGCACAGGAGCGATTTCCCTCGCTCTTTCGGCGGCCTTCCTGATGTTGGTCAAATTCAAGACGCCCGAGGAATACAAACAGACCGTCACCCTGACCGCGCAGAGCAGCCAGTATGGGAAATTGCAGGCCTTCGCGCCTTACATCCTCATCGTGCTGGGCCTTCCCATTGTGCGCTTTACGGTACCCTGGAAGATCCTCACGATGTTCGGCTATATCGTATGGGTAAATACGGTGCTCTTCCTCTGCTCCTTCTTCGGGGCCATGATCCTCAAAGTCAAACTTTCCGACTATTTCAAGATCGTGGGGAATTGTTTCAAGACCCTTTTCCCGGCCTTTATCACCATCGGCTCCCTGCTCGTCGTGAGCAGCCTCATGAACCACTCGGGCATGATCCGGATCATGGCGGAATACTGCGCCCGGATCGCGGGCAGGATCTATCCGGCCATGGCGGTACTCATCGGCGGTATCGGCGCCTTCATCACGGGCACCTGCCTCGGCTCCAATATCATGTTTGCCCCCATGCACCTGATCGCGGCCCAGAACCTCAACCTGAACGTCCTGACCATCTTCGCCGGGTCCAATACCGGCGGTTCCCTCGGGAATATGATCTGTCCCAACAACGTTATCGCGGCGGCGGCCACTGTGGGCGTCATCGGAAAAGAAGGGGCCATTATGAAAAAGACCTTCAAAGCCTTTTTCTTCCTGATTCCCGTCTATATGGTCGCGACGATGATCTATACCTTCATCGTTTTCCCCAACTGGACGATCTGA
- a CDS encoding L-lactate dehydrogenase, translated as MDIQRKKMGIIGAGHVGSHVGLVLSLQGVCDEIVMVDIDKDKAYSQALDCMDAAPFCPNRVTITAGEMADLKDADMVVISVGSIIAGDRLAERDISVGLVKQVIPDLMKTGFNGYILVITNPCDIITYAVWKLSGLPSHKVIGTGTGLDSSRLKRILSKHSGVDPHSIDAYMIGEHGDSQFAALSCASFAGKKMTELMKEKPEVFGKLDFDAISTEAAQAGWEVFKGKKSTEFGIACTLARLANAIYRDEKKIFPVSTLFNGEYGYSGVYAGVPAVVGQNGVEYIIELPISEDEKKKLERTMATIRKHVESTGL; from the coding sequence ATGGATATTCAAAGAAAAAAGATGGGCATCATCGGCGCTGGGCACGTGGGAAGCCATGTGGGCCTGGTCCTGAGCCTTCAAGGGGTATGCGACGAAATTGTCATGGTGGATATTGATAAGGACAAGGCCTATTCCCAGGCCCTCGATTGTATGGACGCCGCGCCTTTCTGCCCGAACCGGGTGACGATCACGGCCGGCGAAATGGCCGATCTCAAAGACGCCGACATGGTCGTGATTTCCGTGGGATCCATCATCGCCGGAGACCGGCTGGCCGAACGCGACATCTCCGTGGGCCTCGTCAAACAAGTGATTCCCGACCTGATGAAAACGGGCTTTAACGGATACATCCTGGTGATCACGAACCCCTGCGATATCATTACCTACGCCGTGTGGAAACTTTCGGGACTGCCGTCCCACAAGGTCATCGGGACGGGAACGGGGCTTGACTCCTCCCGTCTGAAGCGGATTTTGAGTAAACACAGCGGCGTGGATCCCCACTCCATCGACGCCTATATGATCGGCGAACACGGAGATTCGCAGTTCGCGGCGCTTTCATGCGCTTCCTTCGCCGGAAAGAAAATGACGGAATTGATGAAAGAAAAACCGGAAGTGTTCGGAAAACTGGACTTTGACGCGATCAGTACCGAAGCGGCCCAGGCCGGCTGGGAAGTCTTCAAAGGCAAAAAGAGCACGGAATTCGGTATCGCATGCACGCTGGCGCGGCTTGCCAACGCCATTTACCGGGATGAAAAGAAAATTTTCCCCGTCAGCACGCTCTTCAACGGCGAATACGGCTACAGCGGCGTTTATGCCGGCGTTCCCGCCGTCGTTGGACAGAACGGCGTCGAATATATCATCGAGCTGCCGATCAGTGAGGACGAAAAGAAAAAACTGGAGCGGACCATGGCGACAATCCGCAAACACGTGGAATCCACGGGATTATAA
- the recA gene encoding recombinase RecA, with protein sequence MSEIKNIKEIKELKEKEGKESGKEISREPLNPEKVKALDLAMKQIKKDFGDGSIMKLGESQSMAVEVISTGSLNLNMALGVGGVPRGRIIEVYGQESSGKTTIALHILAEAQKAGGIGAFIDAEHALDPEYAKNLGVDVDELLISQPDYGEQALEIADMLVRSGAVDVIVVDSVAALVPKVEIDGEMSDQQMGLQARLMSKALRKLTGTLNKSKTTMIFINQIREKIGGFGFGPQTTTTGGKALKFYSSVRMEVKRIGSVKQGDDVIGNETIVKVTKNKVAPPFKEAAFQIMYGRGITRTGEIFELALENNVIAKAGAWFSFGDMRLGQGKENVKAKLEEDKALFAQIESAVLAIMAEHKLKSSKKGSPSVSGEDAGAELREEIA encoded by the coding sequence ATGAGCGAGATCAAAAATATCAAAGAGATCAAAGAATTGAAAGAAAAAGAAGGCAAGGAGAGCGGAAAAGAAATTTCGCGGGAGCCCCTGAATCCTGAAAAAGTCAAGGCGCTGGATCTTGCCATGAAGCAGATCAAAAAAGATTTCGGCGACGGCTCCATCATGAAGCTGGGCGAAAGTCAGAGCATGGCCGTGGAAGTCATTTCCACCGGGAGTCTGAACTTGAACATGGCCCTTGGCGTAGGGGGCGTTCCCCGGGGACGAATCATCGAGGTCTACGGGCAGGAGAGCTCGGGCAAGACCACGATCGCCCTCCATATCCTCGCCGAGGCCCAAAAGGCCGGCGGAATCGGCGCCTTTATCGACGCGGAGCACGCCTTGGATCCTGAATACGCCAAAAATCTGGGCGTCGATGTGGACGAACTTCTGATTTCCCAACCCGATTACGGGGAACAGGCCCTGGAAATCGCCGACATGCTCGTGCGCTCCGGCGCCGTGGATGTCATCGTCGTCGATTCCGTTGCCGCCCTCGTCCCCAAGGTCGAGATCGACGGCGAGATGTCGGACCAGCAGATGGGCCTTCAGGCGAGACTCATGTCCAAGGCCCTGCGCAAACTGACGGGCACCTTGAACAAATCCAAAACCACCATGATCTTCATCAACCAAATCCGGGAAAAAATCGGCGGCTTCGGCTTCGGGCCCCAGACGACCACGACCGGCGGGAAAGCGCTCAAATTCTACTCTTCCGTTCGTATGGAAGTCAAACGGATCGGTTCCGTCAAGCAGGGCGACGACGTGATCGGTAACGAAACCATCGTCAAGGTCACGAAAAACAAAGTGGCGCCGCCCTTCAAGGAAGCCGCCTTCCAGATCATGTACGGCAGGGGTATCACCCGGACCGGGGAAATCTTTGAGCTGGCTCTTGAGAATAACGTCATCGCCAAAGCCGGCGCCTGGTTCAGCTTCGGGGATATGCGTCTCGGTCAGGGCAAGGAAAATGTCAAAGCCAAGCTCGAAGAAGACAAAGCGCTGTTTGCGCAAATCGAGTCCGCGGTTCTGGCGATTATGGCCGAGCACAAGCTCAAATCCTCCAAAAAGGGTTCCCCGTCCGTCTCCGGAGAAGACGCCGGCGCGGAATTACGGGAAGAAATCGCATAA
- a CDS encoding DUF116 domain-containing protein, whose amino-acid sequence MIKDFLIKMLYRCYYARYLLSEMGKSDRHKEWSTVAEGFVAFNNKRVLRKYRNGKVSPDRILILLPHCLQSSFCPLRITTEIRNCKNCGKCVIGRLQQLSDTYKVSTKVATGGTLARKYIKEIKAKLVIAVACKRDLISGICDTIPAVDVYGIFNEIVNEPCLDTTVSAEKIEAVLAMVCQN is encoded by the coding sequence ATGATTAAAGATTTTCTGATAAAAATGCTGTATCGCTGCTATTATGCCCGTTACCTGCTCAGCGAAATGGGGAAATCCGACCGGCACAAGGAATGGAGCACGGTCGCCGAAGGCTTCGTGGCCTTCAATAACAAGAGGGTTCTGCGGAAATACCGGAACGGGAAGGTTTCCCCGGACAGGATCCTGATTTTGCTGCCTCACTGTTTGCAGAGCAGTTTTTGCCCGCTCAGGATCACCACGGAAATCAGGAATTGTAAAAACTGCGGAAAATGCGTGATCGGCAGGCTCCAGCAACTTTCGGACACATACAAAGTCTCTACAAAAGTGGCGACAGGAGGGACTTTGGCGAGAAAATACATCAAAGAAATAAAAGCAAAACTGGTAATCGCCGTAGCGTGCAAACGGGATCTGATTTCAGGAATTTGTGATACCATCCCGGCGGTGGATGTCTACGGCATATTCAATGAAATAGTCAACGAACCCTGCCTCGATACCACGGTTTCCGCGGAGAAAATAGAGGCGGTCCTAGCGATGGTCTGCCAAAACTGA
- a CDS encoding tetratricopeptide repeat protein translates to MKRALLILAIFLGGALTAFAGERDDLTYLDELYSQKKFSLAIEESNKFISAYPKSRYIPRVAERLAKTYFLEGDYANAAKFFKLTADTNKKQSDDELNYYLMRAYAAMGNKKESDYYQLLIGRSSEYYQRGVYEVGMEYIARENYSAAAGKLEELVLSGGKYKNDALLGLALMDYNSKKYDAAAGRLNQLGQIKQNDKNFAVVNYLLGSVAAKTNKKTQAMEYFKAVTDKDATSTYGKRSLVSLAELYMEANRTADVEKLLGAVQSDKEKNEIYVMLGDGAADSKNYAKAVSYYQKNTDPKNLQAIYGLGYSYYRQGQYAEARKQFDKLANTSYYARSLFYSFNCDFKLKDYKRILEKRNVLDKVKLSQDDAANIREIIANAAYETGDMALANTYYRDIYGKNQSAENLYKVIVVAAKNGDIPSLEKAFGDYVKAWPDDAVYRTRIYNAMGTTYYDKNRINDAIDIYKQYLEKGEDPTILENLKAMLLNTKRYGELLTYLEKSPVTAENNYLKGIAALGLADYDKAKKSFDLVIADGAADPELSAKAKLGKVRTDFLNGKYQDTIKDGDAYLTLKDAPDKEEVLDKIGISWFRLDNFAKSRETYEKLAGNPQYDEYANFQIAESWYGEKNLQKARESYKAVYDRFPNGEYSEKAYYWYLNTLANMGDMSAFDRDKGLFLEKYPKSQMRDNILMLSGAVYETMKDNEKAVEYYQNLYDSSKNENIKANAAERIMEILLINNKVEDAKKFVVKMPEGEMKMYYSSIIYEKDGNEDAALKEYEKLKSSPKYGDYAYLNSGTYYFAKKDFAKARENYQKSLDMEKSKYKDLATFQLAACDEMEGNWEQAYRGYTKCYVLYLGKYYQVAKIKAGQMAEKTGKLQEAINIYKELYQMGDALSYKEFVTERMVYYSIKSNRKDEARKYNTELARLNQGLADKYAEIIK, encoded by the coding sequence ATGAAAAGAGCACTGTTGATTTTGGCGATATTCTTAGGCGGGGCCTTGACGGCCTTCGCCGGGGAGCGGGATGATCTCACCTATCTGGATGAATTATACAGCCAGAAAAAATTCTCCCTCGCCATCGAGGAATCCAACAAGTTTATCTCGGCGTATCCGAAGTCCAGGTACATCCCGAGGGTGGCCGAGCGCCTCGCGAAAACCTATTTCCTCGAAGGGGATTACGCCAACGCGGCAAAATTTTTCAAGCTTACCGCCGATACCAACAAAAAACAATCGGACGACGAGCTCAATTATTACCTCATGCGCGCCTACGCCGCCATGGGCAATAAAAAAGAAAGCGACTATTACCAGCTTTTGATCGGACGGTCCAGCGAATATTACCAGCGCGGGGTCTACGAGGTCGGCATGGAATATATCGCCCGGGAGAATTATTCCGCCGCCGCGGGCAAACTCGAAGAACTGGTATTGAGCGGCGGAAAATACAAAAACGACGCGCTTTTGGGCCTTGCTCTGATGGACTACAACTCGAAAAAATACGACGCCGCGGCCGGGCGCCTGAATCAACTGGGCCAGATCAAGCAGAACGACAAGAATTTTGCCGTTGTCAACTATCTCCTCGGCAGCGTTGCCGCCAAAACGAACAAGAAAACCCAGGCCATGGAATACTTCAAGGCCGTAACCGATAAAGACGCGACGTCCACCTACGGCAAGCGCTCCCTCGTCTCGCTGGCGGAGCTCTATATGGAAGCCAATCGCACGGCCGACGTCGAAAAACTTCTGGGCGCGGTCCAGAGCGACAAAGAAAAAAACGAGATCTATGTGATGCTGGGCGACGGCGCCGCCGACAGCAAAAATTACGCCAAGGCCGTCTCTTATTATCAGAAAAATACCGATCCGAAAAACCTGCAGGCCATCTACGGCCTGGGCTATTCCTACTATCGGCAGGGGCAGTACGCCGAGGCGCGCAAGCAGTTTGACAAACTGGCGAATACCTCTTATTACGCGCGTTCCCTGTTTTACAGCTTCAACTGCGATTTCAAGCTCAAGGACTACAAGCGGATCCTTGAAAAGCGCAACGTCCTCGATAAGGTGAAACTCTCCCAGGACGACGCCGCCAACATCCGGGAGATCATCGCCAACGCCGCCTACGAGACCGGCGACATGGCTCTCGCCAATACCTATTACCGCGATATCTACGGAAAGAATCAGTCCGCGGAAAATTTGTACAAAGTCATCGTCGTGGCCGCGAAAAACGGTGATATTCCGTCCCTCGAAAAGGCTTTCGGGGATTATGTCAAGGCCTGGCCCGACGACGCGGTCTACCGGACGCGGATCTACAACGCCATGGGGACGACCTATTACGACAAAAACCGGATCAACGACGCCATCGACATTTACAAGCAGTATCTCGAAAAAGGCGAAGATCCCACGATCCTTGAAAATCTCAAGGCCATGCTCCTCAATACAAAGCGCTACGGCGAACTGTTGACCTATCTCGAAAAAAGTCCCGTTACGGCCGAAAACAATTATCTGAAAGGCATCGCGGCCCTGGGTCTTGCCGACTACGACAAGGCGAAGAAGAGCTTCGACCTCGTGATCGCCGACGGCGCGGCCGACCCGGAACTTTCCGCCAAGGCCAAATTGGGGAAAGTCCGGACGGATTTTCTCAACGGAAAATATCAGGATACGATCAAGGACGGCGACGCCTATCTGACGCTGAAGGACGCTCCCGACAAGGAGGAGGTTTTGGACAAAATCGGCATCAGCTGGTTCCGCCTCGACAATTTCGCCAAGAGCCGCGAGACCTACGAGAAGCTCGCGGGGAACCCGCAGTATGACGAATACGCCAATTTCCAGATCGCCGAAAGCTGGTACGGCGAAAAGAACCTGCAAAAAGCCAGAGAGAGCTACAAGGCCGTTTACGACCGCTTCCCGAACGGAGAATATTCGGAAAAAGCCTATTACTGGTATCTCAATACGCTTGCCAATATGGGGGACATGTCCGCCTTTGATCGGGACAAGGGTCTCTTCCTCGAAAAATACCCCAAAAGCCAGATGCGGGACAACATCCTGATGCTTTCCGGCGCGGTTTATGAGACCATGAAGGATAACGAAAAGGCCGTCGAGTATTATCAGAACCTCTATGACAGCTCAAAAAATGAGAACATCAAGGCCAACGCCGCCGAGAGGATCATGGAGATTCTCCTGATCAACAACAAAGTGGAGGACGCGAAAAAATTTGTCGTCAAGATGCCCGAAGGGGAAATGAAGATGTATTACAGCTCCATCATCTATGAGAAGGACGGCAACGAGGACGCGGCCCTCAAGGAATACGAAAAACTCAAGAGTTCACCCAAATACGGCGATTACGCCTATCTCAATTCCGGCACCTATTATTTCGCGAAAAAAGATTTCGCCAAGGCCAGAGAGAACTATCAGAAATCCCTCGATATGGAAAAAAGCAAATACAAGGACCTCGCCACGTTTCAGCTGGCCGCGTGCGACGAGATGGAAGGGAATTGGGAACAGGCCTACCGGGGCTACACAAAATGCTACGTGCTCTATCTCGGCAAATATTACCAGGTTGCCAAGATCAAAGCGGGACAGATGGCGGAAAAGACCGGAAAATTGCAGGAAGCAATCAATATTTATAAAGAGTTGTACCAAATGGGAGACGCGTTGTCGTACAAGGAATTTGTCACAGAGCGTATGGTTTATTATTCCATCAAGTCCAACCGGAAAGATGAGGCCCGGAAGTACAATACGGAACTGGCCAGACTCAACCAGGGCCTTGCGGACAAATATGCCGAGATCATCAAATAA
- a CDS encoding MotA/TolQ/ExbB proton channel family protein has product MYWLKSGGILMYFIVAMSVIGFAVIIERLIYFGIRERHNNGEITPAVKKSIEGGNIKEAVLALDKEKSSSSRVLCDVLIYYYKTKSANVISLEEKAKESAMARLPMIERNMWLLSLVANATPLLGLLGTVTGMIKTFHAVSIYGTGDASVLAAGISEALITTAAGLIAAIPALFFYNYFNRKIDETVSHIEKNSTELINLFR; this is encoded by the coding sequence ATGTATTGGCTGAAGAGCGGTGGAATTTTAATGTATTTTATCGTCGCCATGTCCGTGATCGGTTTCGCGGTGATCATTGAGCGACTGATCTATTTCGGCATCCGGGAACGGCACAACAACGGAGAGATCACGCCCGCCGTCAAAAAAAGCATCGAAGGCGGCAACATCAAAGAAGCCGTTCTGGCCCTGGACAAGGAAAAAAGCTCCAGTTCGCGGGTACTCTGCGACGTGCTGATCTATTACTACAAAACGAAAAGCGCCAATGTGATTTCCCTGGAAGAGAAGGCCAAAGAAAGCGCGATGGCGAGACTTCCGATGATCGAGCGCAACATGTGGCTGCTGTCCCTCGTGGCAAACGCGACGCCGCTCCTGGGGCTCCTCGGTACGGTAACGGGCATGATCAAAACCTTCCACGCCGTATCCATTTACGGAACCGGAGACGCGTCCGTCCTCGCGGCGGGGATCTCCGAAGCGCTCATTACCACGGCGGCCGGATTGATCGCCGCCATACCCGCTCTCTTCTTCTACAATTATTTCAACCGGAAAATAGATGAGACCGTCAGCCATATCGAGAAAAACTCGACAGAATTGATCAATTTATTCCGCTGA
- a CDS encoding biopolymer transporter ExbD codes for MKIERLRKRKGELILNITPLIDVVFLLLIFFLVATTFEDFSSGISIDLPQSTVREIQDISGIQVLIAANKELVLNYKEGAKIVQLKVNKNRLKDEVKNRLAMSAKKNVLISADKKTDYGFLIDVMTLVKEAGATSLDLDTAEQK; via the coding sequence ATGAAAATCGAACGATTGCGCAAGCGAAAAGGGGAATTGATCCTCAATATTACGCCGCTCATCGACGTTGTCTTTCTGCTTTTGATCTTTTTCCTCGTGGCGACGACCTTTGAGGATTTCAGCAGCGGCATCAGCATCGACCTGCCACAGTCCACGGTCCGGGAGATACAGGACATCAGCGGCATCCAGGTCTTGATCGCCGCCAACAAAGAGCTTGTCCTCAATTATAAAGAGGGCGCGAAGATTGTCCAGCTCAAAGTCAACAAAAACCGGCTCAAGGACGAAGTGAAAAACCGGCTCGCCATGAGCGCCAAAAAAAACGTACTGATCAGCGCCGACAAAAAGACCGACTACGGTTTTTTGATAGACGTCATGACCCTCGTCAAAGAAGCGGGAGCGACTTCGCTGGATCTGGATACCGCCGAGCAGAAGTGA
- a CDS encoding energy transducer TonB translates to MKLVDCFSYILSLAVNIAILFVIPQITTKTVTDKTIKVGLVAYEDTTKVQVKTKGEAKKNTSRSNISNQTKNENKVETETAAALKKEEALKKINESAKKPEINVLASEAGKRESGYPGIAAGIREKDLSEGIAVNAEDLAIQKTNPGDLTEIREREEKLRIESPDVIAINTEVGNDITFDRILEEEEETIGLPGGYRLGTVDGDVVARWDDGNKEPVYPESAQLRGMHGTVRIRVTIDENGNITRFVMEKGSGVPEINQAIEEVGRTWKIYLSKRGLNVQGDVILDYNFTLRGYN, encoded by the coding sequence ATGAAGTTAGTAGATTGTTTCAGCTATATCCTGTCGTTGGCCGTCAATATCGCGATCCTTTTTGTGATCCCCCAGATCACGACGAAGACCGTGACGGACAAGACCATAAAAGTAGGCCTCGTGGCCTATGAGGATACGACAAAAGTCCAGGTCAAGACCAAGGGCGAGGCCAAAAAAAACACGAGCCGCAGCAATATTTCCAATCAAACAAAAAACGAAAACAAGGTGGAAACCGAAACGGCGGCCGCTCTGAAAAAAGAAGAAGCCCTGAAGAAAATCAATGAAAGCGCGAAAAAGCCCGAGATCAACGTCCTCGCCAGCGAGGCCGGCAAGCGGGAAAGCGGCTATCCCGGCATTGCGGCGGGAATCCGGGAAAAAGACCTTTCGGAGGGGATCGCGGTCAACGCCGAGGATCTGGCCATACAGAAGACAAACCCCGGAGACCTTACGGAAATTCGGGAACGGGAAGAAAAACTGCGCATAGAGTCGCCTGACGTCATCGCCATCAATACGGAAGTCGGAAACGACATCACCTTTGACCGGATCCTTGAGGAGGAAGAGGAGACCATCGGTCTTCCCGGAGGCTACCGGCTGGGGACCGTGGACGGCGACGTCGTGGCCCGCTGGGATGACGGCAACAAGGAGCCGGTTTATCCCGAAAGCGCCCAGCTCAGGGGTATGCACGGCACGGTGCGCATCCGGGTGACCATCGATGAAAACGGCAATATCACGAGATTTGTCATGGAAAAAGGCAGCGGCGTCCCCGAGATCAATCAGGCCATCGAGGAAGTGGGGCGGACCTGGAAGATCTACCTCAGCAAAAGGGGCCTCAACGTGCAGGGCGACGTCATTCTTGACTACAATTTTACCTTGCGGGGATACAATTAG
- a CDS encoding sigma-54 dependent transcriptional regulator, with protein sequence MNLLGFRVYGALRSQLEGNVENELTFTEHEDDFLRYAKSKRYEAILLEETTFQKDNLLALIRLVKNLQRNAVIIIFGETSNLELIAGCIKAGAYDYILIPEEAANVIRIIEKSVKDRKLLAEKISRSKITGGTLIGQSKEIVEMYKMIGKVASIRLPVLVSGEKGTGKASVAKAIHRFTDSADDVFISINCLSFPMDLLERRLFGYETGAFKEVLLPQMGDLEKANGGTLHLGNIEALTLDLQSKLLYFLEEGKFCRMGGIEDISSDVRIIATTSENIEEMISQGKFIDELYRKLKILEVNIPPLRDRIGDIPLIIDNFLTECNEAMSKNIKGVSKPALSRILRYEWPGNVNELKGAIKSAVALCRGNSILVEDLPGTVLGTKIVKKKGDGQNSVLKEWVKNEIFVNRGSSRNNYYSNVISKVEKELIRQALEMTNGKKVETAELLGITRNTLRTKMNAYGLE encoded by the coding sequence GTGAATCTATTGGGTTTCAGAGTTTATGGCGCGTTACGGAGCCAATTGGAGGGGAATGTCGAAAACGAGTTGACGTTTACGGAACACGAGGATGATTTTTTGCGCTACGCAAAATCCAAGCGCTATGAGGCCATCTTGCTGGAGGAAACGACCTTCCAGAAGGACAACCTCCTGGCTTTGATCCGTCTCGTCAAAAATCTGCAACGAAACGCCGTGATTATCATATTCGGCGAGACGTCAAACCTGGAACTCATCGCGGGTTGCATCAAAGCGGGCGCTTACGACTATATCCTGATCCCGGAAGAGGCCGCCAACGTGATCCGCATCATCGAAAAATCCGTCAAAGACAGAAAATTGCTGGCTGAAAAGATTTCCCGCAGCAAGATCACCGGCGGGACGCTGATCGGGCAGAGCAAAGAAATCGTGGAAATGTACAAGATGATCGGCAAGGTGGCCAGTATTCGTCTGCCGGTTTTGGTGTCGGGCGAAAAAGGGACCGGGAAAGCCAGCGTGGCCAAGGCCATCCACCGCTTTACGGATTCGGCTGACGACGTTTTTATCAGCATCAACTGTCTTTCCTTTCCCATGGATCTTCTGGAACGCAGACTTTTCGGATATGAGACCGGCGCCTTCAAAGAGGTGCTGCTCCCGCAGATGGGGGATCTTGAAAAGGCCAACGGAGGGACGCTTCATCTGGGGAATATTGAGGCCCTGACACTGGATTTGCAGTCAAAATTGCTCTATTTTCTCGAAGAGGGAAAATTCTGCCGCATGGGCGGTATAGAAGACATTTCCTCCGACGTGCGGATCATCGCGACGACGAGCGAAAATATCGAGGAAATGATCAGCCAGGGGAAATTCATCGATGAATTGTATCGAAAATTGAAAATTCTCGAAGTGAATATCCCGCCGCTCAGAGACAGAATCGGCGATATTCCGCTGATCATCGACAATTTCCTGACCGAATGTAACGAAGCCATGAGCAAGAACATCAAAGGGGTCAGCAAACCGGCCTTAAGCCGCATCTTGCGCTATGAGTGGCCCGGAAACGTCAACGAGCTCAAGGGCGCGATCAAGTCGGCGGTCGCTCTCTGCCGGGGCAATTCCATCCTCGTGGAAGATCTGCCGGGGACGGTATTGGGGACAAAAATCGTAAAGAAAAAAGGGGACGGGCAGAATTCCGTCCTCAAAGAGTGGGTGAAAAACGAGATTTTTGTCAATCGGGGCAGCAGCCGGAACAATTACTATTCCAATGTGATTTCCAAAGTCGAAAAAGAGCTGATCAGACAGGCGCTGGAAATGACAAACGGGAAAAAGGTGGAAACCGCCGAACTTTTGGGTATTACGAGAAACACCCTGCGGACGAAGATGAACGCCTACGGACTCGAATAA